The sequence TAGTTTCTTTGATTGGAACATATAATAGTTGATAATTGTTTGAATGTTTTTTGCTAGATATTAACATGGGCGTTATTGTTTTCAGGTATGTCCAGTTTGTGGGATGAGGGTCGGTGTTGACATGGTAGCACATATAACCTTGCAACACGGGAGTGTCTTTAAGATATCCTTTTTCTCTTAGTTTGCATTCTCTTCtagtttgtatttttctcgAACTCCTTGCAGATATTGgtcatttaatttctttttgctttcagaattttgattttcaaaatgttgtgttttttaacttattattaatattgtcatTTACGTGAATCAGCAGCCTGTAACAACAgatgttgaaaaaaaaaaagtgtattGATTCTAAGCTCTTTCGATGATTCTTAAAATTAGCCCTGGGTGGAGCAACTTAAGATCAACTGGTTTTTTCCTTAGATATCTTTATTCCTAGTGTATAGCATTACATAATAGACAGTTAAGAAGTTAATCAAGTATCTTGAGTTCCTCGACTAGAAATTACGTGCAGCGCAAGAGGAGATCAAGAAAATCTGGTTCACAATCAACACTTTCTTTTTTGAGGAGGGAACTTAGAGAAGGGAATTTAAGGTCTCTTTTTGGAGGGTCTTCATGCATAGACTCTTCAAGCAATGCAGCCCCAGACCCGCTGTTGTCATCGTTTATTTTGCCGATGGTTGAAGATTATGAAACCGTTCCATCACAATCTTCAGCTGAGTTAGTCAAGAAAAGCACAACTGATAGCATTTCAGAAAGGTAATAGCATGCTTCAAATTTTGTCAGATTTTCTTCTTGTCATATTGGTTTATCACATGCAGATGTCCAGCAGTTGGAAGTCGCCCTTGATAATTCCATCATAAGTAGATAGAATAATTGCATAGCTAAAGCATCGATACTTCTGCGAGCTGGTGAAGTATATGAATGACCTTAAGATTATAGAGTCCGCTGGTGTTAAAAGCGCTCTTACACGCTTAACCGGCTGCTAATCTCTGAATCCCTTTTGCAGGAAAATCCAACAACCTCCCATGTCAATCAAAGATCAAGAGGAGAAGGCCAAGAGATGCGACTTTGTTCAAGCATTGCTGTTGTCAACAGTATTGGACGTCAACTTATGATATATGGCCCGGTCATGCTGCTAGAATTATTTAGAGTTGGCGAAAACTGCAACATCGAGGCTCATCCAAGCGTCTATGCCCGATTATCACCGAGAGGTGAAATAAGGTGTagtaataaaatgtaatttatgttaTGTGTAGAATTATGGTAGGTTGAAGCAAACTGATTCATTTCCCTTGGATTTGGATCCATGCttggacaaaaaaatatgataaaatgatTCCATTACCTCATGATTCGAATGTTTACCGACAAGTCCGTGCGTAAATACATAGAACAGTGGTCAATGGGGGATATAGCATGTTGCGTTCTGGCATGCGAAATGAGGATGATGATGGTAGTTTTGCatgaaatatatgtatattggtTCATGTTATGCTATTCAAGTGTGGTGTGAACTATTAGATCATATGTGATGGTTtggatattttgttttagggtaaattatatttttttgtttttgtgtcaagttatcatctcaattttttaaaatttgcactttgtcatatatgactctttttttgttgatttttctataggaaaaacatcacattttatatatatatatatatgaaaaatatcacatcacataacctTTAATATCACATGTGTAATGcttgtgatgtttttttttgacaaaaaggttggttgaaaaatagttataaatgacaaaatgtaaaattttgtaaagttgagatagtaagttgatacaaaaaaaggTTTAGAtatcaaaagttaaaaatagttatagttcgaatgacaaaatataattatcccttagttttataatattatcatatcCGAATTTATATTTCTCTAATGATTTAAATGTTCACTCAGTAGTGCATaatggggtgggggggggggggggggaagagATCTCGAAATGTTGTATGATTGGAACATTTAAGAAAGGTGATTAAATTAGATCTAGTCTACTAAAATAGTATAGCTGTATTCCGCACCCTTAAAATTTAGGGATATTTACAATgaattttggtgtaattatacgtaagctttgtttggttttgtgttttcgcatttctcaaaataaaataaaacatactcaatgtttgtttttgtgtttttacactttatctatatgtttttttattttcaactttctacatataatatatatatacacacttatatataatataaaagagacataatttgacaataaatagtaatttttgtctccaaaaaatacaacattagacatataatatttatatatatacatatttatatataaaaatatatgtaagaaAGATTTGAGtcatttgacaatgaacagtaatttttgtctcccaaatcccaacatcaaacctacaccacttattttaaaatatttta comes from Sesamum indicum cultivar Zhongzhi No. 13 linkage group LG10, S_indicum_v1.0, whole genome shotgun sequence and encodes:
- the LOC105172416 gene encoding protein DEHYDRATION-INDUCED 19 homolog 3 isoform X2, coding for MDANSWAARLSSTSKRYQSALQSRSEMLMGFEEIDVDHDIREEYPCPFCSEYFDIVGLCCHIDDEHPVGANNGVCPVCGMRVGVDMVAHITLQHGSVFKVQRKRRSRKSGSQSTLSFLRRELREGNLRSLFGGSSCIDSSSNAAPDPLLSSFILPMVEDYETVPSQSSAELVKKSTTDSISERKIQQPPMSIKDQEEKAKRCDFVQALLLSTVLDVNL
- the LOC105172416 gene encoding protein DEHYDRATION-INDUCED 19 homolog 3 isoform X1, whose product is MDANSWAARLSSTSKRYQSALQSRSGMKWDGFDAEMLMGFEEIDVDHDIREEYPCPFCSEYFDIVGLCCHIDDEHPVGANNGVCPVCGMRVGVDMVAHITLQHGSVFKVQRKRRSRKSGSQSTLSFLRRELREGNLRSLFGGSSCIDSSSNAAPDPLLSSFILPMVEDYETVPSQSSAELVKKSTTDSISERKIQQPPMSIKDQEEKAKRCDFVQALLLSTVLDVNL